A window of Streptomyces broussonetiae genomic DNA:
GCGCCCGGGGTCCAGCGCAGGAACGGGGCGATGCCGGTGCGCAGGACAGCCGGGTTCTGCCAGGCCAGGGCCGCCTGGAAGCGCGGCTGGGCGGCGATCTCCTGGAGGTGGCGCGCGGTGTCCACGGCGGCTGTGGCGAGGTCCCGGGCGAAGGCCTGCCACTCCGGACCGGTCAGCTCGGCGCCGGGACCGAACTTGTCGGCGGCCTCGGCCAGTGCGGGCGGGGCGAGGCGCAGTACGCCGTCGGCGGGGAAGCCGGGGCCGCGCAGCGCGAACTGCTCCCACAGCCGCCAGCCTCCGCCCGGCAGCAGGACAGGTTCGTGCTCGTCCGACATCGCGTGCTCCTTCCGGAATGGGGTGCGCGGGTGTCGCGCGGCTCGGCCGGGCGGCGGGCGCCGCCGGGATGCCGGGCGCCCTCGACCGGACAGCACGGTCCCGCGTCGCGGCCACCCCTCACCAGAGAAGATCCGGCAGCAACGTGCGCCTCGGGTTCGGCGCGTTCGTCCCTGACCGGGGCGGCCGGCGGCGGACATGCTGACCTCGTCGGCCCCTGACCTGCGGGCCGGCCCATCACCTGCGGGAGGTTCACCGTGACGCAACCCAACTCCGCGACCGGCGCGGCCGGCGACGAGGCCCGCCCGGGCACCGACGAGGTGTATCTCGTGGTGCGCAACGACGAGGAGCAGTACTCGATCTGGCGGGCGGACCGGGAACTGCCGGCCGGCTGGCACCCCGAGGGCCGGCGGGGCACGCGCCAGGAGTGCCTGGACCACATCGACGTGGTCTGGACGGACATGCGCCCGCTCAGCCTGCGTCGCCGGCTGGCCGGGGCTGATGTCTGAGTCGCGCCCGGGTCCGCTGCTGGCCCTGCCGGCCCATGCCCCGCCGACGGCACCGCTCCCTGAGCGGCTGTGTCCCGCAGTCCTGGATCTGTCCGGGCTGCGCTCCCCTGCGTACGTACCGCGCCCGCGGGCGCTGCGGGGGCCGTTGGAGCTGTACCTCGCCGAGGTGGGGACGCAGGGGGAGCCGGCGCTGCGGCAGGCCCGTGAGCTGCTGGACGCGGAGGAGCGGGCACGGGCCGGCGCCTTCCGCCGGCCCGGCGACCGCGATGCGTACGCGGTCGCGCACGCGACCTTGCGCAGCCTGCTGAGCCCGCTGCTGGGTGTCCGGGCCGGGGCACTGCCGCTGATGCGCGAACCGTGCGCCGGCTGCGGTGGCCCGCACGGGCGGCCCGCGCTGCGGGGCTCCGCAGTGCACTTCTCCCTGTCGCACAGCGGGGACCTGGTGCTGGTGGCGCTCGCCCCGGCTCCGGTGGGTATCGACGTGGAGGGGCTGGCCACCGCCCAGGCGGTGCTCGGTGCGCAGTCCGCGCTGCACCCGGCGGAGGCGCAGGAGCTGGCGCGGCTGCCCGCGCACGAGCGTTCCGCGTCGTTCACCCGGGCCTGGGTCCGCAAGGAGGCCTACCTGAAGGGACTGGGGACGGGGCTGGTGCGCGATCCCGCGCTGGACTACGTGGGCACCGGTCCGGCACCGGCCGACCCCGCGCCGGCGTGGACGTTGCGGGACGTACTCGTCCCGTCGGGATACGCGGCGGCGGTGGCCCTGCGGTGGCCGTGAGACCCACACGAAAGCGGGCGGGGACCGGCCTGGTGGCCGGTCCCCGCCGTGTCTCCTGCCGCGCCGAACCGGCGCGGCAGCACGCTTCGCCTTCACGTTTTCCCCATGCCCGACGTGCACCGCCGCACGATACGATCACGCGCGTGACGGCTGCGGAACCCACCATCCTCGCGACCTCCGGCGGGCACCGCGTCGGCACACGCACCCGGGTGCTCTTCGACGCGCTGGTCCACCATGCGGTCGACCTCTCGGGGGTGCACGGCAGGCGCCCCCGCATCCTGTACGTCGGTACGGCGACGGGGGACGCCGAACTCGTCACGGCGCGGGTGGCCGAGGCGGCCCGGGTGGCGGGCTTCGACCTCACCCCCCTGTACCTGTTCCCCATGCCGAACGTCGACGACATCGAGGGCACGGTCCTGGACCACGACGTGGTCTGGGTGATGGGCGGCTCGGTGGCCAACCTGCTCGCGGTGTGGCGGGTGCACGGTCTGGACGGTGTCATGCGTCGCGCGTGGCGGGCGGGCGTGGTGCTCGCGGGGGTGAGCGCGGGTTCCATCTGCTGGTTCGACGGCGGCGCCACGGATTCCTTCGGGCCGCAACTTCAGCCGGTGACCGACGGGTTGGGGCTGCTGCCGTACGGCAACGGCGTGCACTACGACTCGGACGCGGGCCGGCGGCCCCTGATCCACCGGCTGGTCGCCGACGGCGTGTTTCCCGCGGCCCACTGCACCGACGACGGGGTGGGGCTCGTCTACCGGAACACCGAGCTGGTCGAGGCCGTGGCCGAACTGCCGGGAAAGAGTGCCTACATGGTGCGCCGGGAAGGCGGGCGTGCCGTGGAGGAGCGCGTCGAACCGCGGTTGCTGCCGGCGCCCCGGTTCTGACACCGGGCACCGGGGGCGACCGCGCGGGGTGACGGAGGGCGGCTGCGGGGCCGTCCATGTGTCCCGTCCCCCGCGTCGACGTCTTCGGTGGTCAGATCAGTCCGTGGCGGACCGCGTGGGCGACCGCGTGAGCCCGGTTGCGGGCCTGGAGGCGGGCCATGATCTCGTAGATGACGTTCTTGACGGTGTGTTCGGAGCAGTGCAGCAGCCGGGCGATGTCCGCGTTGGCGTGGCCCTCCGCCATCAGGCGCAGCACCGAGGTCTGACGGGCCGTCAGTGCCGGTGGCCTCGCGTCGGACTGCGCCGGGTCGCCGGAAAGGGGGCCGGCGGTCAGCAGCTGGGACAGCTCCGGGTAGGGGATGGTCGGATGCGGGTGCCCGGCGCGTCGCACGGCCGCCGTCAGGCTCTCCTGCGTGAGGGCCGCACTCCTGAGCACGACCGCTCCCGCGCGCAGTGCCCGCAGCAGGCCGCCGCGGCCGACGGTGTCGCACACGAGCAGCAGCGGACCGGGTTCCCGTGGGCCGCGCAGCGCCTGTTCGACGTCGTGGGCGACGACCACGGTGACGGTGCCGGGCCCGGCGTGGCCGGGCGTGCAGTTCAGGCCGGCGCGGCGGGCGAGGGCACGCACCCGGTCGGCGCCCTGTGCGGGCAGGACGCGCAGTCGGGCCGGGGCACCGGGCGCGGCGATCAGGGTGGCGGTCACAGCAGACCCGCCCGAAGGGCGTAGGCGACTGCGTGCGCGCGGTTGCGCAGCCGGAACCGCTGGGTGATGTCGTGCACGACGGTCGTCACGGTGCGCGGCGAGTAGGCGAGTTGCTGGGCAATCTCCGCCGTCTCGTGTCCGTCGGCGACCAGCCGCAGCACCGAGCGCTCCCGGTCCGAGAGCATGCCGCCGGCCCAGCCGCCGCTGCCGTGCCGGGTGTCGGCCGGCCGGTCCAGCACCTGTTCCAGCAGGTCCGTCGGCAAGGTGCAGTCGTCCTGGGCGGCAGCCCGCACGGCATGGGCGAGGCGGGGGGCGTCGGCCTCGCGGCGCAGCAACAGGCCCCGGGCACCGGCGGCGAGGGCGTGCAGGGCGTCGCCGGAGGCGAGGGCGCCGGCCACCAGCACGACGGCGGGGCGCTGCCGGTGGGC
This region includes:
- a CDS encoding MbtH family protein is translated as MYLVVRNDEEQYSIWRADRELPAGWHPEGRRGTRQECLDHIDVVWTDMRPLSLRRRLAGADV
- a CDS encoding 4'-phosphopantetheinyl transferase family protein, whose amino-acid sequence is MSESRPGPLLALPAHAPPTAPLPERLCPAVLDLSGLRSPAYVPRPRALRGPLELYLAEVGTQGEPALRQARELLDAEERARAGAFRRPGDRDAYAVAHATLRSLLSPLLGVRAGALPLMREPCAGCGGPHGRPALRGSAVHFSLSHSGDLVLVALAPAPVGIDVEGLATAQAVLGAQSALHPAEAQELARLPAHERSASFTRAWVRKEAYLKGLGTGLVRDPALDYVGTGPAPADPAPAWTLRDVLVPSGYAAAVALRWP
- a CDS encoding Type 1 glutamine amidotransferase-like domain-containing protein: MTAAEPTILATSGGHRVGTRTRVLFDALVHHAVDLSGVHGRRPRILYVGTATGDAELVTARVAEAARVAGFDLTPLYLFPMPNVDDIEGTVLDHDVVWVMGGSVANLLAVWRVHGLDGVMRRAWRAGVVLAGVSAGSICWFDGGATDSFGPQLQPVTDGLGLLPYGNGVHYDSDAGRRPLIHRLVADGVFPAAHCTDDGVGLVYRNTELVEAVAELPGKSAYMVRREGGRAVEERVEPRLLPAPRF
- a CDS encoding helix-turn-helix transcriptional regulator, with protein sequence MTATLIAAPGAPARLRVLPAQGADRVRALARRAGLNCTPGHAGPGTVTVVVAHDVEQALRGPREPGPLLLVCDTVGRGGLLRALRAGAVVLRSAALTQESLTAAVRRAGHPHPTIPYPELSQLLTAGPLSGDPAQSDARPPALTARQTSVLRLMAEGHANADIARLLHCSEHTVKNVIYEIMARLQARNRAHAVAHAVRHGLI
- a CDS encoding helix-turn-helix transcriptional regulator, translating into MGAPVPVGVVALDPVLEAGTRSTLLACQELTLCEPGDARVAVLTVDRLGPAELDMVRTTRAHRQRPAVVLVAGALASGDALHALAAGARGLLLRREADAPRLAHAVRAAAQDDCTLPTDLLEQVLDRPADTRHGSGGWAGGMLSDRERSVLRLVADGHETAEIAQQLAYSPRTVTTVVHDITQRFRLRNRAHAVAYALRAGLL